One Roseburia rectibacter DNA window includes the following coding sequences:
- a CDS encoding NAD(+)/NADH kinase, whose product MKNFLIITNYYKDAEARLTNRIKEYIENKGGFCSVFFSNGETPGEAAPHKENIPADTQGVLVLGGDGTLIRAAAALVKSRLPLIGVNLGTLGYLCELEEKDVFEAVDKLMKDDYMVEERMMLGGYGIKNGEILSADIALNDVVIHRTGALSVVNLIVYVNGEYLNTFRADGIIISTPTGSTGYNMSAGGPIVDPKAQMMLITPINDHNLSSKSIVISADEEVTVELGKRRSQKDEMVEVSFDGDSKVRLEVGDRFVVRRAEDTAKICKLSSESFLEILRRKMSAYT is encoded by the coding sequence ATGAAAAATTTTCTGATCATTACAAACTATTATAAGGACGCAGAGGCAAGACTGACGAACCGCATCAAAGAATATATCGAAAATAAAGGTGGTTTCTGCAGTGTTTTTTTCAGTAATGGAGAGACACCGGGGGAGGCGGCACCACATAAAGAAAACATTCCTGCGGACACACAGGGCGTTTTAGTGCTTGGCGGGGATGGCACGCTGATCCGGGCTGCAGCAGCTTTGGTAAAGAGCAGGCTGCCTTTGATCGGTGTCAATCTTGGAACATTAGGATATTTGTGCGAACTTGAAGAAAAGGATGTATTTGAGGCAGTTGACAAACTCATGAAAGATGATTACATGGTCGAGGAGCGGATGATGCTTGGTGGATATGGAATCAAAAACGGAGAGATCCTGTCTGCGGATATTGCACTCAATGATGTGGTAATTCACCGAACCGGGGCACTCTCGGTAGTAAATCTGATCGTTTATGTCAATGGGGAGTATCTGAATACATTCCGCGCTGATGGAATTATTATATCGACGCCGACCGGTTCAACCGGGTATAATATGTCTGCGGGTGGCCCGATCGTGGATCCGAAGGCACAGATGATGCTGATCACACCGATCAATGATCATAATCTAAGTTCAAAAAGTATTGTGATCAGTGCAGATGAGGAGGTTACCGTAGAACTTGGAAAGCGCCGGTCGCAGAAAGACGAGATGGTAGAAGTCAGCTTTGACGGAGACAGCAAAGTGCGTTTGGAAGTTGGTGACCGTTTTGTGGTGCGCAGGGCAGAAGATACGGCTAAGATCTGCAAATTAAGCAGTGAGAGTTTTCTTGAAATACTGCGCAGAAAGATGAGTGCTTATACATAA
- a CDS encoding GGDEF domain-containing protein yields the protein MYSESETEKLAAEYMEKGRTAFFSKELNKAAALTQNAIDIYQTEKNYEQYAYAQNMMGVIYISLGNESAAMDCYLEVLECSKRHGVTSVLALAYNNIGSRYQELQQHGKAIDYFEKSADELEKVTDTENENFQIRYLITHMNLMKSYGELDRLDDACEELVKLEKCSKDVMDGMYYYSYLTLKSRLYWSIGRKEYVYEHLDELIKGGIDDSNAADYIEDMSDLCALLKDMREFDKWKKVILVFEQYVKKQHSVYYEMLLTEMWLEYYKELGDTEQYVKLCIHYVEVSQQQKKADNEERARAIDLKIELQEKEEQRRHAEIRSNQDALTGLGNRYMLEKDAVDVIGQAIKTGKKIAVGILDIDCFKQHNDTYGHIQGDRCLQLVADVLKAAVAGCGKAYRYGGDEFVLMIQNGEEDVITGIARTIKENLQQLHIEDKGSGRQVTVTISQGYASFLPDKQENRNSLIEHADKALYEVKENGRDGFRIIVE from the coding sequence ATGTATTCAGAGAGTGAAACAGAGAAATTAGCAGCAGAATATATGGAAAAAGGCCGGACTGCCTTCTTTTCAAAAGAATTAAATAAGGCAGCAGCGTTAACGCAGAATGCAATTGATATATATCAGACAGAAAAGAATTACGAACAGTACGCATATGCGCAGAACATGATGGGCGTTATCTATATTTCGCTTGGCAATGAATCAGCAGCAATGGATTGTTATCTGGAAGTACTGGAATGTTCGAAAAGACATGGCGTAACGTCAGTTCTGGCATTAGCCTATAATAACATAGGATCGAGATATCAGGAACTGCAGCAGCATGGGAAAGCGATTGATTATTTTGAAAAGTCTGCTGATGAACTTGAAAAAGTTACGGATACGGAGAATGAAAATTTTCAGATAAGATATCTGATTACACATATGAATCTGATGAAATCATATGGAGAGCTTGACAGGCTGGATGATGCATGTGAGGAGCTTGTTAAATTAGAAAAATGCAGCAAAGATGTTATGGATGGGATGTATTATTACTCGTATCTGACATTGAAATCAAGACTTTACTGGAGCATTGGAAGAAAAGAATATGTATATGAGCATCTGGACGAATTGATCAAAGGCGGCATTGATGATTCAAATGCAGCAGATTATATTGAAGACATGAGTGATTTGTGTGCATTGTTAAAGGATATGCGTGAGTTTGACAAGTGGAAGAAAGTTATTCTGGTGTTTGAACAGTATGTTAAAAAGCAGCACAGCGTTTATTATGAAATGCTGCTTACAGAAATGTGGTTAGAGTACTATAAAGAACTCGGTGACACAGAGCAATATGTGAAGCTGTGTATTCATTACGTAGAAGTGTCACAGCAGCAGAAAAAAGCGGATAATGAGGAACGTGCACGCGCGATCGATTTAAAGATTGAACTTCAGGAAAAAGAAGAACAGCGTAGACATGCAGAGATACGTTCGAATCAGGATGCGCTGACCGGACTGGGCAACCGGTACATGTTAGAGAAAGATGCTGTGGATGTGATCGGTCAGGCAATAAAGACAGGCAAAAAGATTGCGGTAGGCATACTTGACATTGATTGTTTTAAACAGCACAATGATACATATGGACATATTCAGGGGGATCGTTGTCTGCAGCTGGTTGCAGATGTATTGAAAGCAGCCGTGGCAGGATGCGGGAAGGCATACAGATATGGCGGAGATGAGTTTGTCTTAATGATCCAGAATGGCGAGGAAGATGTAATTACAGGAATTGCCCGGACGATCAAAGAAAATTTACAACAGTTACATATAGAAGATAAGGGTTCAGGCAGACAGGTGACGGTCACGATTTCCCAGGGATATGCCAGCTTTTTGCCGGACAAACAGGAGAACAGGAACAGCCTGATCGAACATGCAGATAAAGCATTGTATGAAGTAAAAGAAAATGGAAGAGATGGATTCCGTATTATTGTAGAATAA
- the spo0A gene encoding sporulation transcription factor Spo0A produces MEKLSVAIADDNEIMLQLLGDIIESDDELNVVGTAKDGEEAYRVIKTKEPDIVLLDIVMPKLDGLGVLSRVNKDKTIKKHPAFIMISAIGQDRITEDAINMGASYYIMKPFDNDMIIDRIKRIKNRSVPGMEKRKINAYEKAEPVSERSLEADVTEIIHEIGVPAHIKGYQYLRDAIVMSVNDMEMLNSITKILYPTIAKKYQTTSSRVERAIRHAIEVAWSRGKMDTIDEMFGYTIHNGKGKPTNSEFIALITDRIRLEHKMY; encoded by the coding sequence ATGGAAAAATTAAGTGTAGCAATTGCTGATGATAATGAGATAATGTTACAGTTATTAGGAGATATTATCGAAAGTGATGACGAATTGAATGTGGTGGGGACAGCAAAAGACGGTGAGGAAGCTTATCGTGTGATAAAAACAAAAGAACCTGATATCGTACTTCTCGATATTGTGATGCCAAAGTTGGATGGACTTGGAGTACTTAGCCGTGTGAACAAGGATAAAACAATAAAAAAACACCCTGCATTTATCATGATCAGTGCGATCGGACAGGATCGTATCACGGAAGATGCGATCAATATGGGGGCATCTTATTACATTATGAAGCCATTTGACAATGATATGATCATTGACCGGATCAAACGGATCAAAAACCGCAGTGTACCGGGAATGGAAAAACGCAAGATAAACGCATATGAGAAAGCAGAACCGGTCAGTGAACGCAGTCTTGAAGCAGACGTAACGGAGATCATCCATGAGATCGGTGTTCCGGCACATATCAAAGGATATCAGTATTTAAGGGATGCTATCGTTATGTCCGTAAATGATATGGAGATGCTGAATTCTATCACAAAGATCCTTTATCCGACCATTGCAAAGAAGTATCAGACGACGTCAAGCAGAGTGGAGAGAGCAATCCGCCATGCGATTGAAGTTGCATGGAGCAGGGGGAAAATGGATACAATTGATGAGATGTTTGGCTATACGATCCACAATGGAAAGGGAAAACCGACCAATTCAGAGTTTATTGCACTGATCACGGATCGTATCAGACTGGAACATAAAATGTATTAA
- the spoIVB gene encoding SpoIVB peptidase translates to MKKISAYYKIIQNLTCMGFFLTLIFAVRSFQNAVPDEIYVRAGETVSYDFKVPVSIVLKQDGTEVFDYLTEDSTLTYRVNCRLFGIFPVKDITVMLVEPETVYASGMPVGIYAKTKGVLVIGNGEVEKIDGREVKPSENLVKSGDYIVSVNGKAVNEKEDLAAAVNEAGGGKDVLGIMRGEEYIEVSLDPVKSVSGKYMLGIWVRDDLAGVGTLTYYKPDGTYAALGHAVSDSDTGTIMNMSEGYLYHTDIVGIKKGKVGTPGELSGIIQYGDNTKIGSIMQNTDLGIHGILNGNLKWLETGECYEVRYKQDIRIGSAFIVSSVSGESKKYEVMVESVDYKGNDENKGILIRVTDPVLLELTGGIVQGMSGSPIIQDGKLIGAVTHVLVNDPTRGYGIFVEKMLSYHN, encoded by the coding sequence ATGAAAAAAATAAGTGCTTATTATAAAATTATACAAAATCTTACCTGTATGGGATTCTTTTTGACACTGATTTTTGCTGTGAGATCATTTCAGAATGCTGTTCCGGATGAGATATATGTGAGGGCAGGAGAAACAGTATCGTATGATTTTAAAGTACCGGTCAGCATTGTATTAAAGCAGGATGGCACGGAGGTATTTGATTATCTGACAGAAGATTCAACGCTTACGTATCGTGTGAACTGTAGATTATTTGGAATTTTTCCTGTTAAGGACATCACGGTCATGCTGGTGGAGCCGGAAACCGTTTATGCAAGTGGAATGCCGGTTGGGATTTATGCAAAAACAAAGGGTGTTCTTGTAATAGGAAATGGAGAAGTTGAAAAGATAGATGGACGTGAGGTAAAACCATCAGAAAATCTTGTAAAAAGCGGGGATTATATTGTAAGTGTAAACGGAAAGGCAGTTAATGAGAAGGAAGATCTTGCAGCAGCAGTGAATGAGGCAGGTGGGGGAAAAGATGTTCTTGGAATCATGCGTGGCGAAGAATACATTGAAGTTTCCTTAGATCCGGTTAAAAGTGTCAGCGGAAAATACATGCTTGGTATCTGGGTCAGGGATGATCTTGCGGGAGTGGGTACACTTACGTATTATAAGCCGGATGGAACTTATGCGGCACTTGGACATGCGGTAAGTGACAGTGATACCGGAACGATCATGAATATGTCGGAGGGATATCTTTACCATACGGACATTGTAGGCATAAAAAAGGGAAAAGTGGGAACTCCCGGAGAACTTTCCGGTATTATCCAGTATGGAGACAATACAAAAATAGGATCGATCATGCAAAATACAGATCTTGGCATTCATGGCATCCTGAATGGAAACTTGAAGTGGTTAGAAACAGGTGAGTGCTATGAAGTGCGTTATAAACAGGATATCAGGATTGGAAGCGCATTTATTGTATCATCTGTTTCCGGGGAAAGTAAAAAGTATGAAGTAATGGTGGAAAGCGTTGATTATAAGGGGAATGACGAAAATAAAGGAATTCTGATCCGGGTTACGGATCCTGTGCTATTGGAATTGACGGGAGGAATCGTACAGGGAATGAGTGGAAGCCCGATCATACAGGATGGAAAACTGATCGGAGCAGTGACTCATGTGCTCGTGAATGATCCGACCAGGGGATATGGGATATTCGTTGAGAAAATGCTTTCCTATCATAATTAA
- the glgA gene encoding glycogen synthase GlgA, with protein sequence MKKILFTASEAVPFMKTGGLADVTGSLPKYFDKTNYDVRVILPKYVCMDERWKGQLHFLCHFYVNLSWRKQYVGIFETTYDGITYYLVDNEFYFAGNAPYNNIYEDVEKFAFFSKAVLEALPYLDFCPDVIHCHDWQTGLIPVFLRTLYGDEEYYTGIKTVFSIHNLKFQGRWKLPAVMDITGLPEQIFTSDKLESYGEANYLKGGVVYADAVTTVSPTYAYEITTPEGGEGLEGLMYACRNKLSGILNGLDYTEYDPQKDIYLSNHYNEMNYKEGKALNKARLQKNDSLPVDGDVFLIGMVSRMTDQKGFDLIAYIMDELLSTERVQFVVAGTGEARYQDMLSYFAGKYPDKMKVHIGYSEELAHQIYASCDAFLMPSLFEPCGLSQLMSLRYGTVPIVRETGGLKDTVIPYNEYTKEGTGFSFANYNAHEMLETIRYAISVFYQHKNDWDILVKHGMSQDFSWNASVVEYEKLYDGLMTKFTW encoded by the coding sequence ATGAAAAAAATATTATTTACGGCTTCAGAAGCTGTGCCTTTTATGAAAACCGGTGGACTTGCAGATGTAACAGGCTCATTGCCGAAATATTTTGATAAGACGAATTATGATGTAAGGGTTATTCTTCCAAAATATGTCTGCATGGATGAACGGTGGAAAGGACAGCTTCATTTTTTATGCCATTTTTATGTGAATTTAAGCTGGAGAAAACAATATGTCGGCATTTTTGAAACAACGTACGATGGAATTACCTATTATCTGGTAGACAATGAATTTTATTTTGCCGGAAATGCACCATATAACAATATTTATGAGGATGTAGAAAAGTTTGCATTTTTCTCAAAGGCAGTGTTGGAGGCATTGCCGTATCTGGATTTCTGTCCGGATGTCATCCATTGTCATGACTGGCAGACAGGACTGATCCCGGTATTTTTGCGGACTTTATATGGGGATGAGGAATACTATACAGGTATAAAGACGGTATTTTCGATTCATAATCTGAAGTTTCAGGGAAGATGGAAACTGCCTGCTGTTATGGATATTACCGGATTGCCGGAGCAGATTTTTACATCGGATAAGTTAGAGTCTTACGGTGAGGCAAATTACTTAAAAGGCGGTGTGGTCTATGCAGATGCGGTCACTACCGTCAGTCCGACCTATGCCTATGAGATCACTACACCGGAGGGAGGCGAAGGATTAGAAGGGCTTATGTATGCGTGCAGAAACAAACTTTCCGGCATATTGAATGGTCTTGACTATACTGAGTATGATCCACAGAAAGATATCTATCTGTCCAATCATTATAATGAAATGAATTATAAAGAAGGAAAAGCGCTCAACAAGGCGCGTCTGCAGAAAAATGACTCCTTACCTGTGGATGGAGATGTATTTCTGATCGGCATGGTATCGCGTATGACAGATCAGAAAGGCTTTGATCTGATCGCATATATCATGGATGAGCTGCTCAGTACGGAGCGTGTTCAGTTTGTTGTGGCGGGGACCGGGGAGGCACGCTATCAGGATATGCTGTCTTATTTCGCAGGAAAATATCCGGATAAGATGAAAGTACATATCGGATATTCAGAAGAACTCGCACATCAGATTTATGCCTCCTGTGATGCATTTTTGATGCCGTCCTTGTTTGAACCGTGTGGTTTAAGCCAGTTAATGAGTCTTCGTTATGGTACTGTTCCTATCGTACGTGAAACGGGAGGACTTAAGGATACCGTCATTCCGTACAATGAATATACAAAAGAGGGAACAGGATTTTCTTTTGCAAATTATAATGCGCACGAGATGTTAGAAACGATCCGCTATGCGATATCTGTATTTTATCAGCATAAAAATGACTGGGATATACTGGTAAAACATGGCATGAGTCAGGATTTCTCCTGGAATGCATCGGTTGTAGAGTATGAAAAACTATATGATGGTCTGATGACGAAATTTACATGGTAA
- the dxs gene encoding 1-deoxy-D-xylulose-5-phosphate synthase yields the protein MILEKIKKENDIKELSEEELAILADEIREFLIQKISVTGGHLASNLGVVELTMALHLFLDLPKDKLIWDVGHQSYTHKLLTGRKDNFDTLRKYGGMSGFPKRKESDCDCFDTGHSSTSISAGLGYAHAREISGEDYKVVSVIGDGALTGGMAFEALNNAAQLKTNFIIVLNDNNMSISENVGGLSTYLSGFRTADAYLDLKMGVMNSLNKIPVYGNKMVERIRKTKSGIKQLFIPGMLFEEMGIIYLGPVDGSDMKGILRLLKEASNIEGPVMVHVLTHKGAGYLPAERHPARFHGTEPFDIETGLPSRPRVKANYTDIFSTVMRKLGDRDEKVVAITAAMTDGTGLKRFHNMFPDRFFDVGIAEEHAVTFAAGLAAAGLKPIFAVYSSFLQRAYDQILHDVCIQNLPVVFAIDRAGLVGSDGETHQGIFDISYLSTIPNMTIMAPKNKWELSDMIKYAVDFPTPVAVRYPRGEAYDGLKEYRQPISVGRSEWIYRESEIALVALGSMVKTAETVHAALKEEGIPASLINARFAKPLDTQMLMEAASKHTLIVTMEENVINGGFGEHITRFYNEQGIYVNVLNIAIPDEYVEHGNVDILYHEVCIDADTILKRIKEVYHPL from the coding sequence ATGATATTGGAAAAAATAAAAAAAGAAAATGATATCAAAGAACTCAGTGAGGAAGAGTTGGCGATATTAGCGGATGAGATCCGCGAATTTTTAATTCAGAAAATATCGGTTACCGGTGGACATTTAGCATCGAATCTGGGGGTTGTAGAGCTTACTATGGCACTTCATCTGTTTTTAGATCTGCCAAAGGACAAGCTGATCTGGGATGTTGGTCATCAGTCTTACACGCATAAACTTCTGACAGGGAGGAAGGATAACTTTGATACACTCCGCAAATATGGCGGGATGAGCGGTTTCCCCAAAAGAAAAGAGAGTGATTGTGACTGTTTTGATACGGGACACAGTTCTACTTCAATTTCGGCAGGACTTGGCTATGCCCATGCCAGAGAAATTTCGGGCGAGGACTACAAAGTAGTATCTGTAATCGGAGACGGGGCACTGACCGGAGGTATGGCTTTTGAGGCTTTAAATAATGCGGCACAGCTGAAAACAAATTTTATTATTGTGCTGAATGATAACAATATGTCTATTTCTGAAAATGTCGGAGGACTTTCAACCTATTTATCCGGTTTCCGTACAGCAGACGCTTATCTGGATCTGAAAATGGGTGTCATGAATTCCCTGAATAAGATTCCGGTTTATGGAAATAAAATGGTAGAGAGAATCCGGAAGACGAAAAGCGGGATCAAACAACTGTTTATTCCGGGCATGCTTTTTGAAGAGATGGGAATTATTTATTTAGGCCCTGTTGATGGCAGTGATATGAAGGGAATATTGCGGCTGCTGAAAGAAGCATCTAATATTGAAGGACCGGTTATGGTGCATGTCCTGACGCATAAAGGTGCAGGGTATCTGCCGGCAGAACGTCATCCGGCAAGATTTCATGGGACAGAGCCGTTTGATATTGAAACCGGATTGCCAAGCCGACCGAGAGTAAAAGCAAATTACACAGATATTTTTTCGACTGTGATGCGCAAACTCGGTGACCGCGATGAAAAAGTAGTAGCTATTACGGCGGCAATGACGGATGGTACGGGTCTGAAACGGTTTCATAATATGTTCCCGGATCGTTTCTTTGATGTCGGAATTGCGGAGGAGCATGCAGTCACATTTGCTGCCGGACTTGCAGCAGCGGGATTGAAACCGATATTTGCGGTATATTCATCTTTCCTGCAGCGTGCCTATGATCAGATTCTGCATGATGTGTGTATTCAGAATCTGCCGGTTGTTTTTGCAATTGACCGGGCAGGGCTTGTAGGCAGTGATGGAGAGACGCATCAGGGTATTTTTGATATATCTTACCTGTCTACGATTCCGAATATGACGATCATGGCGCCAAAAAACAAATGGGAGCTTTCTGATATGATCAAATATGCCGTTGATTTTCCAACGCCGGTTGCGGTAAGATATCCGCGGGGAGAGGCATATGACGGACTGAAAGAATACAGGCAGCCGATATCCGTTGGCAGAAGCGAATGGATTTACCGCGAATCGGAGATTGCACTTGTGGCGTTAGGATCAATGGTTAAGACGGCCGAGACTGTGCATGCGGCATTAAAGGAAGAAGGGATTCCGGCAAGTCTTATCAATGCCCGTTTTGCGAAACCATTAGATACACAGATGTTAATGGAAGCTGCATCAAAACATACACTTATAGTCACTATGGAAGAGAATGTCATAAATGGCGGCTTTGGAGAACATATTACAAGGTTCTATAATGAACAGGGGATTTATGTGAATGTACTCAACATTGCGATTCCGGATGAGTATGTGGAGCATGGAAATGTTGATATTCTCTACCACGAAGTTTGTATTGATGCGGATACTATATTAAAACGGATCAAAGAAGTTTATCATCCATTATAA
- the argR gene encoding arginine repressor, producing the protein MKTKRQEKILELIKKNNIETQEELSDYLEREGYQVTQATVSRDIRELKLTKVAINGGRQKYVALMEANEDLSEKYTRVFRDGFVSMDMAQNILVIKTVSGMAMAVAAALDAMHLHEVVGCIAGDDTIMCAVRSVQETVEVMGRLRKIVEE; encoded by the coding sequence ATGAAGACAAAAAGACAGGAAAAAATACTTGAACTGATAAAAAAGAATAACATTGAAACCCAGGAGGAATTATCAGATTACTTAGAGAGAGAAGGGTATCAGGTAACTCAGGCAACGGTTTCAAGGGATATTCGGGAGTTAAAGCTGACGAAAGTCGCAATCAACGGGGGCAGGCAGAAGTATGTTGCGCTGATGGAGGCAAATGAAGATCTGTCCGAGAAATATACAAGGGTATTCCGTGATGGATTTGTTTCCATGGATATGGCACAGAATATCCTTGTGATAAAGACCGTTTCAGGAATGGCAATGGCGGTGGCTGCGGCATTAGACGCTATGCATCTGCATGAAGTGGTGGGATGCATCGCAGGGGATGATACGATTATGTGTGCAGTCAGAAGTGTACAGGAAACTGTTGAAGTAATGGGACGGTTGCGCAAGATTGTAGAAGAATAA
- the recN gene encoding DNA repair protein RecN, with protein MLQNLHVKNLALIDESEVDFEEGLNILSGETGAGKSIIIGSINLALGGKVSKEMLRDPEKTALVELIFSVTEKQKMLLEQLEVEIEDDEVILSRKITGGRGVSKINGESVPVSKVKEIASVLIDIHGQHEHQSLLSKKKHLEILDSYAKEEIERPKKELADAYKEYKRLVAELNEADVDEEERLREVSFLEYEVGEIEEAGLTIGEDEELETQYKRFINGKKIVEALNQAYQYTGGNDQASELTGRALRELSGVSAYDDKIADMEEMLTQIDNLLNDFNREIADYLEDTDFDEETFYQLEKRLDEINHLKSKYGSSIEEILNACEAKQERLLHLKDYDTYLADLKEKVKSAEKNLQKKCETVSAVRKKHADKLVAAVTDALKDLNFLDVVFEMRFGVLSSYTANGYDDAEFMISTNPGEPVRPLGKVASGGELSRIMLAIKTVLADQDEVETLIFDEIDSGISGRTAQMVSEKMNLLGRTHQIICITHLPQIAAMADAHYLIEKAVSNGSTVSKIRMLDPAETVDELSRMLGGVEITDKVRESAKEMKELALKKKK; from the coding sequence ATGTTACAAAATCTACATGTGAAAAATTTAGCACTGATTGATGAATCGGAGGTCGATTTTGAAGAGGGGTTAAATATTTTATCCGGTGAGACGGGAGCCGGAAAGTCCATTATCATCGGATCGATCAATCTTGCACTTGGAGGAAAGGTTTCAAAAGAGATGCTGCGTGATCCGGAAAAAACAGCACTTGTGGAGCTTATTTTTTCTGTTACAGAAAAACAGAAAATGCTTTTAGAACAGCTTGAGGTGGAGATTGAGGACGATGAGGTTATCTTAAGCCGTAAGATCACTGGTGGACGAGGTGTTTCAAAGATTAATGGAGAAAGTGTGCCTGTTTCAAAAGTAAAAGAGATCGCCTCAGTTCTGATCGATATTCATGGACAGCACGAGCACCAGTCTCTTTTATCGAAAAAAAAGCATTTAGAGATTCTTGACAGTTATGCAAAGGAAGAGATTGAACGGCCGAAAAAGGAGCTTGCAGACGCGTACAAGGAATATAAAAGACTTGTAGCAGAGTTAAACGAAGCGGATGTGGATGAAGAAGAACGCTTAAGGGAGGTCTCTTTTCTGGAATATGAAGTTGGTGAGATTGAAGAAGCAGGGCTTACCATAGGCGAAGATGAAGAATTAGAGACACAGTATAAGCGTTTCATCAATGGAAAAAAGATCGTGGAAGCACTGAATCAGGCATATCAGTATACCGGAGGAAATGATCAGGCATCGGAACTGACCGGACGGGCACTAAGAGAGCTTTCAGGTGTATCTGCATATGATGATAAAATTGCTGATATGGAAGAGATGCTGACACAGATCGACAATCTGCTCAACGATTTTAACCGTGAGATCGCAGATTATCTGGAAGATACGGATTTTGACGAAGAAACATTTTATCAGCTGGAAAAGCGTTTAGATGAGATCAACCATTTAAAGTCAAAATATGGCAGTTCCATTGAGGAAATCTTAAACGCATGCGAAGCAAAACAGGAACGTCTGCTTCATTTAAAGGATTATGATACTTATCTGGCTGATCTGAAAGAAAAAGTAAAAAGTGCAGAGAAAAATCTGCAGAAAAAATGTGAGACAGTGTCTGCTGTCCGTAAAAAACATGCAGATAAACTGGTTGCTGCAGTGACAGACGCATTGAAAGATCTGAATTTTTTGGATGTTGTGTTTGAAATGCGGTTTGGTGTGTTATCAAGTTATACTGCCAACGGGTATGATGACGCAGAGTTTATGATCTCTACCAATCCGGGTGAGCCGGTGCGTCCTCTCGGAAAAGTAGCATCTGGTGGAGAACTTTCGAGGATCATGCTCGCAATAAAAACAGTGCTTGCCGATCAGGATGAGGTTGAGACACTGATCTTTGATGAGATTGACAGCGGGATCAGCGGGCGTACTGCACAGATGGTTTCTGAGAAGATGAACCTTTTAGGACGTACACACCAGATCATCTGTATCACACATCTTCCGCAGATCGCTGCGATGGCAGATGCACATTATCTGATCGAAAAAGCTGTCTCAAACGGTTCAACAGTATCGAAGATCAGAATGCTTGATCCTGCAGAGACCGTGGATGAACTCTCACGTATGCTTGGAGGTGTCGAGATCACGGATAAGGTAAGAGAGAGTGCGAAAGAAATGAAAGAGCTTGCTTTAAAAAAGAAAAAATAA
- a CDS encoding TlyA family RNA methyltransferase: MKERLDLLLVNRGLAPSREKAKTMIMEGNVFVENEREDKAGSMFDTEAKIEIKGNTLKYVSRGGLKLEKAMTHFDIELNDKVCMDIGASTGGFTDCMLQNGAKKVYSVDVGYGQFAWKLRQDPRVVCMEKTNIRYVTPQDIDDVLDFASVDVSFISLTKVLGPARELLADGGEMVCLIKPQFEAGREKVGKKGVVRDKSVHEEVIDKVILFAISIGFSVLHLEYSPIKGPEGNIEYLVHLKKEQDVEQAGMEENVDVQKVVEAAHGELDK, encoded by the coding sequence TTGAAAGAAAGATTGGATTTACTGTTGGTAAACAGAGGACTGGCACCGTCCAGGGAGAAAGCGAAGACAATGATCATGGAAGGCAATGTGTTCGTAGAGAATGAGCGCGAGGACAAGGCTGGTTCCATGTTTGATACGGAAGCAAAGATCGAGATAAAAGGAAATACGTTAAAGTATGTGAGCAGAGGTGGTCTGAAACTTGAAAAAGCAATGACACATTTTGATATAGAGTTAAATGATAAGGTCTGTATGGACATCGGGGCATCGACCGGAGGATTTACAGACTGTATGCTTCAAAATGGCGCAAAAAAGGTATATTCTGTTGATGTCGGATATGGTCAGTTTGCATGGAAGTTAAGGCAGGATCCGAGAGTAGTCTGTATGGAAAAAACAAATATCCGTTATGTGACACCACAGGATATTGATGATGTGCTGGATTTTGCATCGGTTGATGTCTCATTTATTTCACTGACAAAGGTGCTTGGACCGGCAAGAGAACTGCTTGCAGATGGTGGTGAGATGGTCTGTCTTATCAAACCACAGTTTGAAGCAGGAAGAGAAAAAGTAGGAAAAAAAGGTGTTGTACGTGACAAATCCGTTCATGAGGAAGTAATCGATAAAGTTATTTTGTTTGCCATTTCAATCGGATTTTCGGTTCTTCATCTTGAATATTCGCCGATCAAGGGACCGGAGGGAAATATTGAATATCTGGTGCATTTAAAGAAAGAACAGGATGTGGAACAGGCAGGCATGGAAGAAAACGTCGATGTACAAAAAGTGGTAGAAGCTGCACATGGGGAACTGGATAAATAA